From a region of the Microbacterium sp. nov. GSS16 genome:
- a CDS encoding endonuclease domain-containing protein, translating into MMLAPAELLARFGGVARGVLLQQYGCSRRVLADAAARGTIRRVRPGVFALPTTDRKVVTAAAHGGELTCADALRANRVWVLSDPDDVVHVWLGRAGRRHPHDRCACVVHHSPGTSGVGYASVATALIHAYRCLPAEEFFAAYESAWNRRLLTASDRRRIADELPQAAQWMLQMARSDAQSGLESLLRFRLHLLGIRLDCQVEIPDVGRVDFVVGGRLILEVDGRENHQNAERRHTDLVRDAASSALGYETLRFDYALVVHNWDQVVPAIIAAIGRIGD; encoded by the coding sequence ATGATGTTGGCACCCGCAGAACTTCTCGCCCGCTTCGGCGGAGTCGCGCGCGGCGTTCTGCTGCAGCAGTACGGGTGCAGCCGGCGCGTGCTCGCAGATGCTGCCGCCCGCGGCACCATCCGGCGCGTCCGCCCCGGCGTCTTCGCGCTGCCCACCACCGACCGGAAGGTCGTCACGGCGGCAGCCCACGGCGGGGAGCTGACCTGCGCGGATGCCCTCCGCGCGAACCGCGTATGGGTGCTGTCGGACCCCGACGACGTGGTGCACGTGTGGCTGGGCCGCGCCGGCCGACGGCATCCGCACGACAGGTGCGCCTGCGTGGTGCACCACTCCCCTGGCACCTCCGGCGTCGGATACGCCTCGGTCGCGACGGCGCTGATTCACGCCTACCGTTGTCTCCCGGCAGAGGAGTTCTTCGCCGCCTACGAGTCGGCCTGGAACCGCCGGCTTCTCACGGCATCCGATCGGCGTCGAATCGCTGACGAGCTGCCGCAGGCGGCACAGTGGATGCTGCAGATGGCGCGGTCCGACGCGCAGAGCGGGCTGGAGTCGCTGCTTCGGTTCCGGCTGCACCTGCTCGGCATCCGGCTCGACTGCCAAGTGGAGATTCCGGACGTGGGTCGGGTGGACTTCGTCGTGGGCGGCCGGCTCATTCTCGAGGTGGACGGCCGCGAGAACCATCAGAACGCCGAGCGACGGCACACCGACCTCGTGCGCGACGCGGCCTCATCCGCCCTCGGGTACGAGACACTGCGCTTCGACTACGCGCTCGTCGTGCACAACTGGGACCAGGTCGTTCCGGCGATCATCGCCGCGATCGGCCGGATCGGCGACTGA
- the glmS gene encoding glutamine--fructose-6-phosphate transaminase (isomerizing), translating into MCGIVGYVGPRPSQDILLAGLARLEYRGYDSAGIAVIDEQGDLGMRKKAGKLAVLRDSLAEHPLNDGTTGIGHTRWATHGGPTDVNAHPHLADDDKLAVIHNGIIENFSALRDELAAEGVTFRSETDTEVAAALLGREYRASGDLASAFRAVVNRLEGAFTLLAMHQDQPGVVVGARRNSPLVIGLGEGENFLGSDVAAFVEHTRKALAIGQDQMVSITPSSVEVTDFEGNPVEAQPFDVSWDAAAAEKGGWPSFMAKEVAEQPDAVANTIRGRVQGDQVVIPELDGLDELFVGIDRVIITACGTASYAALVGKYAIEQWARVPVDVELAHEFRYRDPVIGDKTLVISISQSGETMDTLMAVKYARERGARTLSVCNTQGATIPRESDAVVYTHAGPEVAVASTKAFSAQITALLLLGLHMGRVRGTLSASAAEDVAELQALPEKIAQVLAEEQEHVAQLAHWMADTRSVLFLGRHVGYPIALEGALKLKEISYIHAEGFAAGELKHGPIALIEPGQPVFVIVPSPRHSALVHSKVVSNIQEIRARGARVIVIAEEGDAAVLPFADEVIRIPLAGAMFEPVLAVVPLQIFAMALATAKGLDVDQPRNLAKSVTVE; encoded by the coding sequence ATGTGTGGAATCGTCGGATACGTGGGCCCGCGGCCCAGCCAGGACATCCTTCTCGCGGGCCTCGCCCGTCTCGAGTACCGCGGCTACGACTCTGCCGGCATCGCCGTCATCGACGAGCAGGGCGACCTGGGCATGCGCAAGAAGGCCGGCAAGCTCGCCGTGCTGCGCGACTCGCTCGCCGAGCATCCCCTCAACGACGGCACGACGGGCATCGGGCACACGCGCTGGGCGACCCACGGCGGCCCGACCGATGTAAACGCCCACCCGCACCTCGCCGACGACGACAAGCTCGCCGTCATCCACAACGGCATCATCGAGAACTTCAGCGCCCTTCGCGACGAACTCGCGGCCGAGGGCGTCACCTTCCGCAGCGAGACCGACACCGAGGTCGCCGCGGCTCTGCTGGGGCGCGAGTACCGGGCATCCGGCGATCTGGCATCCGCCTTCCGCGCCGTCGTCAACCGACTCGAGGGCGCGTTCACGCTGCTTGCCATGCACCAGGACCAGCCCGGCGTCGTCGTCGGCGCTCGCCGCAACTCTCCGCTGGTGATCGGCCTCGGCGAGGGCGAGAACTTCCTCGGCTCCGACGTCGCCGCGTTCGTCGAGCACACCCGCAAGGCGCTCGCGATCGGGCAGGACCAGATGGTCTCGATCACCCCCTCGTCGGTCGAGGTCACCGACTTCGAGGGCAATCCCGTCGAGGCGCAGCCGTTCGACGTCTCGTGGGACGCCGCTGCCGCCGAGAAGGGCGGCTGGCCGTCGTTCATGGCCAAGGAGGTCGCCGAGCAGCCCGACGCCGTCGCCAACACCATCCGCGGGCGCGTGCAGGGCGACCAGGTCGTCATCCCCGAGCTCGACGGCCTCGACGAGCTGTTCGTCGGCATCGATCGCGTGATCATCACCGCCTGCGGCACCGCCTCGTACGCGGCCCTGGTCGGCAAGTACGCGATCGAGCAGTGGGCGCGCGTGCCCGTCGACGTCGAGCTCGCGCACGAGTTCCGCTACCGCGACCCGGTGATCGGCGACAAGACGCTGGTCATCTCGATCAGTCAGTCGGGCGAGACGATGGACACCCTGATGGCGGTGAAGTACGCCCGCGAGCGCGGCGCGCGCACCCTGTCGGTCTGCAACACGCAGGGCGCGACGATTCCGCGCGAGTCGGATGCCGTCGTCTACACCCACGCCGGTCCCGAGGTCGCCGTCGCGTCGACCAAGGCGTTCTCGGCGCAGATCACCGCGCTGCTGCTGCTCGGCCTGCACATGGGCCGGGTGCGGGGCACCCTCTCGGCTTCTGCCGCTGAGGATGTGGCCGAGCTGCAGGCGCTGCCCGAGAAGATCGCCCAGGTGCTCGCCGAAGAGCAGGAGCACGTCGCGCAGCTGGCGCACTGGATGGCCGACACCCGCTCGGTGCTGTTCCTCGGCCGCCACGTCGGCTACCCGATCGCCCTCGAGGGCGCGCTCAAGCTCAAGGAGATCTCGTACATCCACGCCGAAGGCTTCGCCGCCGGCGAGCTCAAGCACGGCCCGATCGCGCTGATCGAGCCCGGTCAGCCCGTGTTCGTGATCGTGCCGTCGCCGCGGCACTCGGCGCTGGTGCACTCGAAGGTCGTCTCGAACATCCAGGAGATCCGCGCCCGCGGCGCTCGCGTGATCGTCATCGCGGAAGAAGGGGATGCCGCCGTGCTGCCCTTCGCCGACGAGGTCATCCGCATTCCGCTCGCCGGGGCGATGTTCGAGCCCGTGCTCGCGGTCGTGCCGCTGCAGATCTTCGCGATGGCGCTCGCCACGGCGAAGGGCCTCGACGTCGACCAGCCGCGCAACCTCGCGAAGTCCGTCACGGTGGAGTGA
- a CDS encoding glycoside hydrolase family 6 protein — protein sequence MTTRFGRSRAPRRAARGAGGARHARPRRRHLLTVVVIAVVIALIAVLALAVGAAQRWIFEATATPPAVGTVVLAPSTSKARAALDAGEMDPAQRAATEYLSQQPTAYWLTPEQDPLGRAGRTVSHLTSQARDQGVALAIVVYGLPGRDCGNHSAGGLGEMEYRRWIDEIATALRAAPDVQKIVVLEPDSLALAPQCGNVAERAAQLHDAVERLQAPRSWIYLDGGHSAWLPPSRMAELIRLVDVNGKVRGFATNVSNYQSTHAEFEYARAVAAELDGMHAIVDTSRNGAASAGSQWCNPPGQRVGDAGGTYGDEVVDTNLWIKPPGESDGACQGGPAAGVWWPSAAATLTTDAR from the coding sequence ATGACGACACGCTTCGGGCGCAGCCGCGCCCCGAGGCGCGCCGCGCGGGGCGCCGGCGGCGCGAGGCACGCACGGCCTCGACGCAGGCATCTGCTGACGGTCGTGGTGATCGCGGTCGTGATCGCACTCATCGCCGTTCTCGCCCTCGCAGTGGGCGCCGCCCAGCGATGGATCTTCGAGGCGACGGCGACTCCCCCGGCCGTGGGCACGGTGGTGCTCGCCCCCTCGACGTCGAAGGCGCGAGCGGCGCTCGACGCCGGCGAAATGGATCCTGCCCAGCGTGCCGCGACGGAGTATCTGTCGCAGCAGCCCACCGCGTACTGGCTGACTCCCGAGCAGGATCCGCTCGGGCGGGCCGGGCGCACGGTGTCGCATCTGACCTCGCAGGCGCGGGATCAGGGCGTCGCCCTCGCCATCGTCGTCTACGGCCTGCCCGGTCGCGACTGCGGCAACCACTCGGCGGGCGGGCTCGGCGAGATGGAGTACCGGCGCTGGATCGACGAGATCGCGACCGCTCTGCGCGCGGCTCCCGACGTGCAGAAGATCGTCGTACTCGAGCCCGACAGCCTTGCCCTCGCGCCCCAATGCGGCAATGTCGCCGAACGAGCTGCGCAGCTGCACGACGCTGTCGAGCGCCTGCAGGCGCCACGCTCGTGGATCTACCTCGACGGCGGGCACAGCGCCTGGCTGCCTCCGTCGCGGATGGCCGAGCTGATCCGGCTGGTCGATGTGAACGGCAAGGTGCGCGGATTCGCCACGAACGTCTCGAACTACCAGTCGACGCACGCCGAGTTCGAGTACGCGCGCGCGGTCGCCGCCGAGCTCGACGGCATGCACGCGATCGTCGACACATCGCGAAACGGCGCGGCGAGCGCGGGGTCGCAGTGGTGCAATCCGCCCGGGCAACGAGTCGGCGACGCCGGCGGCACCTACGGCGACGAGGTGGTAGACACCAACCTGTGGATCAAACCCCCCGGCGAGAGCGACGGCGCCTGCCAGGGCGGACCCGCTGCGGGGGTCTGGTGGCCCTCAGCTGCGGCGACGCTGACGACTGACGCCCGGTGA
- a CDS encoding response regulator transcription factor — translation MLDDDLPPKTAVIVEDDPDVRHLLAEVLESAGFSTVSVGNGIDGVRAVLTYQPLITTLDVNMPGIDGIEAARRIRAQSDTYIIMLTALDEEADVVLGLSAGADEYLNKPFRPRELRARIEAMLRRPRAGAVAPPRQEQFGRSFPATRDAAPGYAPAGAAPGGQGESDPRVVPARQGEQPAGEQRLSEQSPNQQGPSRDGRRENLVLQQNGQYLHVVEPVEAGTAVVPHVVHGELDEGTWVSHRDLRLNADTRTVLVQESTVELTRTEFDLLCALMESKRRVRSKADLTLVLRGESYVTSYFVGDADKRAIEAHMTNLRRKLGDNPVQPRYIETVRGVGYRLTTDVTS, via the coding sequence ATGCTGGATGACGATCTGCCCCCGAAGACCGCGGTCATCGTCGAAGACGATCCCGACGTGCGGCACCTGCTGGCAGAGGTGCTCGAGTCAGCGGGCTTCTCGACTGTGTCGGTCGGCAATGGCATCGACGGGGTGCGCGCGGTGCTCACCTACCAGCCGCTGATCACGACGCTCGACGTGAACATGCCCGGCATCGACGGCATCGAGGCCGCCAGGCGGATCCGGGCCCAGAGCGACACGTACATCATCATGCTCACCGCTCTCGATGAAGAGGCGGATGTCGTGCTGGGGCTCAGCGCAGGAGCGGACGAGTACCTGAACAAGCCGTTCCGGCCGCGTGAGCTGCGAGCGCGCATCGAGGCCATGCTGCGCCGGCCGCGGGCGGGGGCAGTCGCTCCCCCGCGGCAGGAGCAGTTCGGGCGCTCGTTCCCCGCGACTCGTGACGCTGCCCCCGGATACGCCCCGGCCGGAGCAGCCCCCGGCGGGCAGGGCGAGTCCGATCCGCGCGTTGTGCCGGCGCGCCAGGGCGAACAGCCCGCCGGCGAACAGCGCCTGAGCGAACAGAGCCCGAACCAGCAGGGCCCGTCCCGCGACGGGCGTCGCGAGAACCTCGTGCTGCAGCAGAACGGTCAGTACCTGCACGTGGTCGAGCCGGTCGAGGCGGGCACCGCCGTCGTGCCGCACGTGGTGCACGGCGAGCTCGACGAGGGCACCTGGGTGTCGCATCGCGACCTGCGTCTGAACGCCGACACCCGCACGGTGCTCGTGCAGGAGAGCACGGTCGAATTGACCCGCACCGAGTTCGACCTGCTGTGCGCGCTGATGGAGTCGAAGCGACGGGTGCGCAGCAAGGCCGACCTGACGCTGGTGCTGCGCGGCGAGTCGTATGTGACGAGCTACTTCGTCGGCGACGCCGACAAGCGCGCGATCGAGGCGCACATGACGAATCTGCGCCGCAAGCTCGGCGATAACCCTGTGCAGCCCCGCTATATCGAGACCGTGCGCGGCGTGGGCTACCGGCTGACCACTGATGTGACGAGCTGA
- a CDS encoding glycosyltransferase family 2 protein encodes MTPVEHAPGFADDFSAVLESTSGHRSTIGCVIPAYNEEESIAGVLTSLLAQTRVPDVIHVVVNNSTDKTVKIASEFAGPHEITTDLGEQFTEVFVHDIGKNPDKKVGALNYGYSLVEGYDYLLGVDGDTIGDERAVEYLETEAVSDSRIGGISAIYSIDTAPIKGAIAKFLIAGQRTQFAAFNLQNLLRGRNMAVLGGQFSIFSTTALRDVMVANRQRTPWVRDSEVEDSLLSLQIKSAGYLTKISPYARADVGGMTTIRAYDAQQVKWTFGAIELMWPGQRGDTKGQPFHPNLRLRWFENFGMLTNLLVRIGFVTLLAGSLSIGAFVFSPWWLLPPLAAVLLNVRIAMTMKDRTASDILFAALVVPAEIFMWIRLSHFLRSWFRFLSRKKVDNWAMQAQAERGSGSAHWMPLVMLIVVLVGLAVAWNLLTPAIQSAILWVGWPVLGVVTVTQTVLMVFKLLRRYQGYKV; translated from the coding sequence GAGGAAGAATCCATCGCCGGGGTGCTCACCTCGCTGCTCGCCCAGACGCGCGTGCCCGACGTCATCCACGTCGTGGTGAACAACAGCACCGACAAGACGGTCAAGATCGCCTCGGAGTTCGCCGGCCCCCATGAGATCACCACCGACCTCGGCGAGCAGTTCACCGAGGTGTTCGTGCACGACATCGGCAAGAACCCCGACAAGAAGGTCGGCGCCCTCAACTACGGCTACTCGCTGGTCGAGGGCTACGACTATCTGCTCGGGGTCGACGGTGACACCATCGGCGACGAGCGCGCGGTCGAGTACCTCGAGACCGAGGCCGTCTCCGACTCGCGCATCGGCGGCATCTCGGCCATCTACTCGATCGACACCGCGCCGATCAAGGGAGCCATCGCGAAGTTCCTGATCGCGGGGCAGCGCACGCAGTTCGCGGCCTTCAACCTGCAGAACCTGCTGCGCGGCCGCAACATGGCGGTTCTGGGCGGGCAGTTCTCGATCTTCTCCACTACGGCGCTGCGCGACGTGATGGTCGCCAACCGGCAGCGCACTCCCTGGGTGCGCGACAGCGAGGTCGAGGACTCGCTGCTGTCGCTGCAGATCAAGAGCGCCGGATACCTCACCAAGATCAGCCCCTACGCCCGCGCCGACGTGGGCGGCATGACCACCATCCGCGCCTATGACGCCCAGCAGGTGAAGTGGACTTTCGGGGCCATCGAGCTGATGTGGCCGGGCCAGCGCGGCGACACGAAGGGGCAGCCGTTCCACCCCAACCTGCGACTGCGCTGGTTCGAGAACTTCGGCATGCTCACCAATCTGCTCGTGCGCATCGGCTTCGTCACTCTGCTCGCCGGCTCGCTGTCGATCGGTGCGTTCGTGTTCTCGCCGTGGTGGCTGCTGCCTCCGCTCGCAGCGGTGCTGCTGAATGTGCGCATCGCGATGACCATGAAAGACCGCACGGCGAGCGACATCCTGTTCGCGGCGCTGGTCGTTCCGGCCGAGATCTTCATGTGGATCAGACTGAGCCACTTCCTGCGCTCGTGGTTCCGCTTCCTCTCGCGCAAGAAGGTCGACAACTGGGCGATGCAGGCTCAGGCCGAGCGCGGCAGCGGCAGCGCGCACTGGATGCCCCTGGTGATGCTGATCGTCGTGCTCGTCGGCCTCGCCGTGGCCTGGAACCTGCTGACCCCGGCCATTCAGTCGGCGATCCTGTGGGTCGGCTGGCCGGTGCTCGGCGTGGTCACCGTGACGCAGACCGTGCTGATGGTGTTCAAGCTGCTGCGTCGCTACCAGGGCTACAAGGTCTGA